The sequence below is a genomic window from Harmonia axyridis chromosome 1, icHarAxyr1.1, whole genome shotgun sequence.
tcaatttttgaaaaaataaaatttcatacgaCTATGTGAAAAACATCTGGCTCACCTAAGATATTTGGTGGACAATTCCTGTGTTTTTGCACAGTGACATGCAATACTTGTGAATCGTCGTACATATACTTGAAAGTGATCTCGCACTTTTCCTGATCAAGTTCTCTGCAAATCTTCTCTTTCTTTCCGTTTTTCTCGACAGTTTGACTCGTGCTTGTTATTATATGGCCAGCGCATTCATCTATGCATCTTGCGTTGTCTTGAATTCCTAACCCGAAGATCTTGCACTCGACGCAAGTCTTCAACTTGCTGcacctataataataatagtgaatGAAAGAAacaatagttttattcaattctttctaCAACATAAATATGTATAATCCCTCCAAAGGCGATTATCTTTGTTGaagtgaaataataaataagatcACTAGCGCAGCTAGGGGAGCTTTGGTGCTGCAGCAAAACCCTCCTCCTCCCCCAAATACCAATAATTCAGAGAAAGTCAATGGAAAGTACATTATATCATTCATCTTCGAGGGTTCTTCACTTTCGAAGTTGAGCCATTTCGAGTAATATACCCGGTGTTATTATCACATTGAACAATTTAATCAAGatatgaatattattttcatctatTTATGTAATCATTTCTGTATGTATGTTATCTGGTCTTAGTGAATTATTCATTAACACAATAATTCGATACATTATATATAAACAAGCTAGATTCCAACTCTGCAATTAGCTGTAGCCAAGCGTGCAAGAAATAGTGTGTTTGAGCCTGACATCTGTCAGATATCAGCTGAGAAATAGGCCAGAAAAGGCATAATGTAATACAGGCTCAATGCAAATTAATAATCACGAGATACCTCTGTCCTTCATACTTACTCATTATTGCAGTCCGGGCATACTTCACAAAAAGTACCAGAATAATCGTCAGAGCAGATGCACGCGCCACATTTGCAAGAGCCTTTTCCGGAGCATATATTTTTATCTCCACTTTTTATACAAAGTTCATCTTTTTTTTCGCATGCACAACTAGGACCTTCCCAACCAGCGTCGCAATCACAAATGGGCATACTCGAATTTGATAAACATATGCATTTGCCCTTTCCGTTACAAATCTCTCCCTTCTCCTTTAGGCAAGACGCTTCATCGCATTCACAGAACTTTCCACTAAAACAGATTAccataaatattaatttatattcattgattgtAATTAATATTCCTAAATGCATGTAATACTCTGTACCGAATGATGAGTTGTATGAGTATCAACGAAAGTCCGAAACTACAGTAGCAAAATATAAATCTTATACGGGTAGAatgtgaatattaaaaaattggtTGATACTAAAACAAGAACTAATtccaataattattattaactaGTTCATGTGAAATATATGTTTCACTACCACCAAATTGAATTGTAATATGACAATGTAGTCGATTAAATGATCATTGAAACATAATACACTAGGGGGATAAATTAagggatcaaaataaaatttaaaatttttagcggtttttcaaatggatatcaatttgaaaatagtatattgtgcaacaagtggggaatgTCCAACTTTTTTcgcgagcgagaaaaggactttttccatatgttgcacactttacttttcctacaactgcacaaatttcaataattcaagtaatggacttgattcaaatcaaaatggccttcgttgacagtatgtgctaatttattgcgtttcattggtctaccaagcgaggtgtgggcaaagtgccgtgagaaaaaatatttcccacagtatgagcaatacatagttttgaaattgagtaagctatgaagaatacgctacttttcatagcactTGTAGGaaaaagctttttgaagcttgaagtttatagtttaaaggtcttatgatgaaaaaatttttcaagcaacgtgtactgctcaatcctaatgaatacagtatctaaaatttctgcgaaattttttcagtttttatttttggcctacagacttggaaatttttttttcaacttaaccACCATATGAaagagataacttgttcattcagcttcaatattcttttttcaaaatttcgatgccagcacttctcgctgaaatatcgaactttaaATAGAAAaagacctttttgtctttaaccatcaatatctcaccaatcaatgattgctcAGAAAATTCAAGGGATATTttaaaatcttgaatgaattctctacaagaagtagctattggattttcggaaaaaaatatgttttcgttctctacattaatttgaaaagtggATAAAAAAGGTCTTTCGGTGGCTGTAAAACGCATACCGAACATTgatgttttttcgatattttcaattcagcgcttgattatccaaaaagcttCGAAAAACCCtctttttatcaacttttcaaattgatgtagagaacgaaaaaattttttccaaaaatatcatagctacttcttgtagagaattcattcaagatttcaaaacatcccctaaattttctgtgcaatcatggattggtgagatattgatggttaaaaaCAAAAGGGTACTAAGAAATGTTCATGAATTCATTAAAAATCCAAACCCAGAATAATACAATATCCAAATAACTCATAATACCCAGTTCTAATTCACAATTAATACCTGTAGGGTCTTCCCAATTCCGGGTTGGTGTTACAGTCGCACATGCCACAGTTACACCGACCTCTTCCAGTACAAATCTTAGATTCAGGACCTTCACGGCAATCTTTCTCTTTGGTTTCTTCATCACTTGTTCCGGTACACTCACATTTTGATCCATAGTGACCTTCTTTGCACTTGCATAATCCACATGCCAAGTCCCCGTCACCTGCAGTTTTTTTTTACTATTCAACTATCTTATTCACTCATTTACCATATACAGTGTGTTTTTAGAAAGGGTGGACAACTAACTCAAAGAAccaataaacatagaaagaggtATACGTCAAGGTGACTCATTGAGTCCGCTACTCTTTAACATTGGTATGGATATGATCATAGGGAAAGAACAAGGCTATCAACGCCATGCTGATGATGCAGTCTTGGTGGCAGAAAATGAGGATGATCTGCAAAGGACCCTCTAAATGTTTAACATACTAGAAAAAACGATGAGATTATCAATATCAGTGTCTAAGACGAAGTGCATCACTATTTCAAGAACATCTCTAAGATATAAATTGGCAGTTGATGACTAGATGATACACCAGGAAATGAAATTCCGTTACTTGGGCATAAGAATTCAGAGCTTTGGACTTATAATGAAAGCAGCAAGAACAACATAATATATTGTTGAATATTGAACAGGCTGTTCTTGATGCTGTGAAAGCTTGCCGTCTCATTTCAGATTCTAAGTCGTCAAagctcaaaatctataacggaATTTCATCTCCTATCTACTGCCAATTTACATCTTAGATATATTTTATCTGAGAATGGAAGCAAAAGTATCTATTTACAAGCGACAGAGATGAGAATAATTTGATGAATATCCGGAAGAACATTGTGAGACTGGGAAAGAATGAAGACATCAGACGGTCTTGCCAGATGCAGAATATTAACGAGTAGGTGCTGGttagaaaaattgaatgaaatggcGATATCACCCGAATGACAGAGGTCCGAATGGTGAAGGTAGCCAGAGACAGATCACCGTTAGGAAGGTTAAGCAAAGGAAGCTCTCAAAAGCGCTGGAACGACAGTTTAGCTGCATTGGACGAGTTATGATGAGGAATAGGTACTCAGCCTATTCGAAGATAGAAGAAGTTTAAATGATATCTAAAGATGTGTAATAATCTTATCAATTTCTTTCAGAGCTTGAATCGACAGATTTACAAGAAAGAATTTCAGACTCAGATATACCttaagaataataaacatagataaagtgAGCATACCTATGCAGGGCAATTTTGgagcctgaagcaaagaattttttggcgctcccgctgaaaaagtatcaataaataCCACCCACCCAACAAAAAGAAAACACCTGCCCCGATGattattcgcaatttttgaTTTATCTAGGTTTTTTGCTAATCTTTTCTAAAGTCGTGTCCACAGGGTTTCATTTTTTGCCAGagatttttacctacaataaatttctggattttttattatattacttACTCAGTAATATCGGcgtcgacgccgatgaacaattcgtaagtaatatatctgattctcacattcacaagacactgCGTACGATCAATGaatgattacctatcacaccacaagatacaaagggcagtaaggcatgcaaagcttcgaaaactaaatgggaaaTGGGATTGAAATCATATATTCCGCTGaaagcatttatcagtaactagtttcgaatgcagaatcgtaggaattttccatatgttgaatgtgtaaacaacttccacgttaTTCAAAGTGtggtttttcgtctttgtgaaatacattccatccctcatacAATTAGGGTAAAAGGCAATGCtccttatattggttgggttgccatgtattgtttattgaacaggcggcttagtaaagacggtttggagatttttattgaagggaatgttgataaagaCAGCAAAGCGGAcaaacctcatgttgtttttaagaatcaagactatattttttcagaaatataaaagggcggccacaaactgtgCTAAAGTAAGCGAATATTGTGCTAACAAAGACAGACGGAGCAGAACATATTTCAGAGAACAACCTGTGATACCATATTTGAGTCAATTCACCCTTCTTACTTTCCACGTGGATAAAATTTTTGTAATTAATccaaaaaatcttgaaattaaTAACAAGAAATATCTGAAACCATCAAAAGGTCTCGAAACAACCATGACAGATCCTATAGAAGCCAAAGTTCATTTTTAAGCaggtatatacaaaaaaaatcgaataattcTTCTCATCACAAATTCATAAATCAAGGAAAATATCAAAGATATAGTATTCAAATAATCACATTTTCCCGAAAATCTTTCGAAGTAATAGATTTAACTGATAATAATTCAGCTGCATACATCGTCCAGATAACCATCTTAAGAAATCCGTATACTcgccctatctatgtttattgatCTAAAGGTTTTGAGAacaaataattctgaaatttacCTCCACACTCAGGAGAATTCTTCTGGTAAGTTTTGTCAGTCTTTGATTCGCATTCACATCCACAAATGGTGTTAACTTCAAGTATCAAACTCTCATCGATGCCACTGGGTTTTATGGATATAGCAGTGGGTGTTGAAGTGTTATCTGCACAATTTAAAAGTGTTATGGAAGCAGTGAAATTCACCACTTCACCTAACTTCACTCCATCACACCCATTTCCTTTCTGTTTCTTACAATGAGGTATTATGTCCACTTTTATATTTCTGGAGTAATTTGTCTCTATATTAACTGATCCGACGATTTCCTAAAAAAATACTTTTCTTTTAATGTGGTCATCGTTTTTCGATTTCAGTCAACGCCCAACAATTATTTGTAAGTGTTTTTTATTTAATCTTCAAAGGAAAAGGAACGAAGAAGTAACATTTTCAGATCCGTCCAGTTGTTTTTTAGAGGACCTAACTTATTAGTTTAGGTCTTCCAACTTGGCGCATCAAAATCAATCAGAAGTACCAGTGATGTTGACAGTTTTTCCCGgctttaacaaaaaaaagcTCATATTGCAGTAAAAGaaacataaagaagaaatgcTTCACATAAAACTGAGGTCATTTTCTAAAAGTGTTATTATGATTCATTGGATCATTCATTGGAACATTTCGGAAGGAATACGTTTTAAACTTCTCTGAGCTGAACTATCAACTCACCTTATAATTATCAACAACCAATTTGACAACATTCTGTGATTTCTTGTCCAAAACGCCGAACTTTGAATttacaatattttcagataGCATCTTATAAATCTTCTGCAACTTTCTTACAACCGCAAATATAATGTTCACATCGTTTTCCTTGGCAATATTGCTTAGATGAGAGATGGACGGATAGTCATTTTTCAATCcatcatatttattattgaccATAAGACATTTGGCATCATTGGGTTCTAAAATACCCAGCAACCTACCATCTCCTGAAATAGGGAAATAGAAAAAGATGAGTCAAAATTGAAGTAGCTTGCAATTTGGGTTTATCACTACTTATAAATTATAAGCTGCCATTCACTCATTGAATAGTATTCAAATCCTAAATTCTTGAACAGAATGTCGAAATCACCATAACCCCAATATCTCGCGTTATATTATATCTTCCAATCAAAATCGATATAGCGATTTGGATTGGGTAATAAGTGGGTTTATACAAATTTCACGGCTAATTTGGCCCTTGAAGACCACTTAACTATATGTACTGAATTGGACTTCAAGAGTGAAATTGATACAACAATGAGCGAGATCTAAAAAGCTCACAACTTCACGTAAGTGTTGTAAATAATGCGAAGAAATAATTGCTTTTGGGTGGAACACTTCTAATTTTATTGAGGGTGTAGTCAATTTATTTAAACAAAGGCGTGACTTTGGTTATCGAAGGAAGTTGTCGTTGCCTGACTGTCAAAACAATCTTTCTACTGCTACAACTTTTGAAATTCTGTTTCGAACGTTTCCTCATATACTTGACgatttattatgatttattcacctaaactgaggatctttaaagccctgggaagtgagccctcggttctacagaccgagataatggctgtttatgtatgcgcccaggagtgtctcaaaatgaacctcaagggggcgcatgtctacatcaccacggacagccaaaccacgctgagatccctggaatcgtgttgtcaggggtctctactgacttggaagtgccgtaacaccataaagcaactggccggaggaaataaggtgattctactatgggtaccagggcactgtggggttgaaggaaatgaaaaagctgatgaacttgcaaaaagtgcatcaaggttaacacctgctagacctgagcctttctgtggaaTAAGAAAAggccaatataaagctgcggtccagctatgggagttgaacagcaggacaatccactggactaacactcctaaacttgttcaggcaaagaaattcgtgaagatttcacctacctacgccaaaaagctcctgaagctgtcgcgagccgagcttcgggtgatggtgggactgctgacggggcactgtcggtacaaacatcatttgtaccgtatgggaaaatcagcagacgagatttgcaggctctgtggatcggaagcagaaacagctggataccagagaggtaacggccaaggcccctaaggaggttgtcaattttattaacgtcattgacgacctccctggttTTCTATGAATgtgtagggtagagaacaaaagatctgcatggtcgcagttcccagaaggcttaccgaaccaaaacgaccccagttcaaataataataataataataatatgatttattcaaattgatatgcaatcaatatttcatattaatgCTGATCAACATGAGTATAACAGATGAAAATTAAATCGAAAATAACACGACGGTTATTGAATTATCACTTTTTAATTCCATACCTAAATCAAAATTGATTcgctacacagtagcttcttcagatttcacATTCTTAATTACTCAAAATCTGAAAAAGGGACCAGATGATAATGAAAACTAGTATCGACCAAAATAGAAAAGATGGTTGGGCAAAGGAGTCCACAATCCCAGCTCTCGAAGAGAATATCATCAAATGGTACATAGATGGTTCTAAAACCACGATGGGGACTGGCACTGGTGTATTCGGGGCTGGCACCAATGCTCATTATCGTTAGGCCGCTGGTCAAATGTTTTTCACAGagagaaaatttcaattggAAGATTAGTGGAAATGAATCCATTAAGAAATGTGAAATAGCGATATACAATTTGTCTGATATACAGTGCCGAAGAAAATACAATGGAATGGGAAAATAACGAGGTCCTTTTAGTCAAGGTTACCGGTATTCGGCAATTGAAAGCAACACACTTTCAAAAAAGGAGCACAAgctcctttcattggcccagaacctttTTGTGGTATAATAAATATAACTACGAAAAAGAGTTCAGGAGAAAGAAAAAacccgaaagagaaacactctggcggaatcttgcTGCGTTGGATAATTCCAAAAAGTATTTATGGAACTTTGATTTTGTgtgatctaagaagtatctggatcttagcaataATATGCCAAACCTTCTCACTGCATTGCTTACAGAACATGACCGCCTCAGGAATTacttcatgagaatgagtctagcaggaAACTaccagtgcagattctgtgggaaaGGAGGAAAAAATTGAGGATCGCGTGGTGACGGAATGCTTCGTCACCCCTAGCTAATTCAAAAAATGCTGTGGACAAGAGACTTGTTGAAGTGAGGAAgaaacctccttgaagccatcacAGATAgtagagttcattagaactctggaactggacgacgagctgtagactacgacaACTAATGGCAAGAACACCTCTGATGGAGCACAATAGATCATAAATTAGCGGTGCATTGAAACCCCCCTTCAATCTTGAATGTACAAGTTGAagagaatgaaattaaattgattgaGCTTTCTAGGTAGGTACCACAAATGTTCAATACCTGCTATGTGGAAATTGGCATCAGAAGAGAAGATTAAAAGGTGTCTAGCCTTGGGTCTCCATCCAATGTCTTTTTTACATACAATAGCTTGCATTATTGCATCAAAACCTCCTTCTGGTGAATCCATATTACCAGACGAAATGGCCTCTTTAACTCCTTTAGAAAATGATTCAAAATGTTCAGTCAGTGGAAGATGGTTCTTGAATCCATAAGCGGGGACACATTTAACTATCCCACAAGGGTTCTTCAGTCTAAAATCAGagcaataataataagtaaTACTTACTGACAGTATCACTATCCAGTTTGGGGCGTAGATGGTCCCAGACAAAATTTGGCTCTTCCAGATGAAAAAAATGCGTTAAGTTATATCACGGATTAGGATTAAGaactatcagaaaaaaattaactcaCAAATCTGGCTGCTGAGAAACAAAGGGACCTGATTGTTTATCTATGAAACTTCCAAATcctattttgaaatcattagtGATATTGCTCATTGTTTCAAAGAGTTCTTTTCCTAAGGCAGCTAGTTTGTCCTTGTGTTCTCTCATTGAATATGAATTGTCAATTATATAATATAAGTCTACCGGATAATCCTTGGCTAGGGAAAACTGGAAAGTGATATTAACTGTCTTTTTCACCCTCATAGATAATTTTATCCTTTGAGGTTTTATCTGGACCACTCTGCTGGCAGTACTCGACAGTGGCAAGTTCTGGATTATATCGACTTTTGTCTTTGGGTCTATTCGATCCTTTTCTGGACATGTTATGTTTCTTGAGTCGCTCGAGATACAATGGttcaatacttttttcttatTCTGTAATTGGGAATTATTTTTAtagtgaaaaaaatgaaatacaatGTTGTGtcgaatttatttaaatattcataaaatgagGGAATCACTGACCTCTGAGCTCATCATTCATTcgtcaattgcacccttgaaggCCAT
It includes:
- the LOC123671260 gene encoding integrin beta-PS-like, which gives rise to MSSENMSFVIDVHRIIVFAVLVSSIGVFSQDISVCDSKYDCGSCLQQSGCYWCIQPQLNKKKVLNHCISSDSRNITCPEKDRIDPKTKVDIIQNLPLSSTASRVVQIKPQRIKLSMRVKKTVNITFQFSLAKDYPVDLYYIIDNSYSMREHKDKLAALGKELFETMSNITNDFKIGFGSFIDKQSGPFVSQQPDLLKNPCGIVKCVPAYGFKNHLPLTEHFESFSKGVKEAISSGNMDSPEGGFDAIMQAIVCKKDIGWRPKARHLLIFSSDANFHIAGDGRLLGILEPNDAKCLMVNNKYDGLKNDYPSISHLSNIAKENDVNIIFAVVRKLQKIYKMLSENIVNSKFGVLDKKSQNVVKLVVDNYKEIVGSVNIETNYSRNIKVDIIPHCKKQKGNGCDGVKLGEVVNFTASITLLNCADNTSTPTAISIKPSGIDESLILEVNTICGCECESKTDKTYQKNSPECGGDGDLACGLCKCKEGHYGSKCECTGTSDEETKEKDCREGPESKICTGRGRCNCGMCDCNTNPELGRPYSGKFCECDEASCLKEKGEICNGKGKCICLSNSSMPICDCDAGWEGPSCACEKKDELCIKSGDKNICSGKGSCKCGACICSDDYSGTFCEVCPDCNNECSKLKTCVECKIFGLGIQDNARCIDECAGHIITSTSQTVEKNGKKEKICRELDQEKCEITFKYMYDDSQVLHVTVQKHRNCPPNILVWMIAVAGFVIMIGILTLLIWKIATILHDRREYAKFMREQTASQWHRGQNPLYKEATTTFENPYFSK